A stretch of DNA from Anaerolineae bacterium:
CATTGGCAACCCGTGCGGTTGATATAGAAAATAGCATTGATAATTTGTTGATAACATAGTCTCTGGTTATCCGCTGGCACGGGCAGGAGGTTCCTGATGATCTTCCATTCCTTGTGGCTCATATCGCTGGGATAACTTCTTGGCCGACGTTGCATGGGTTTTTCCTCCTCAATAAAGTCTCTTTTGAGGGTATTTTAGCTTCGACCAAGTTCCATTCAAGCCTGTATATTATGTCATTTAAAACAACCTCTAAGGAATGAGAATTAAATAAGTTGGGCGATTCGCCAAAAAATAAAAACTGTGGTGTTATTCTGGTCTGATTAAAACATACGCCAGGAGACCACAAATGACACCCTATTCGCCCGAAGTCGAAGAAACGATGCGCCGCTTTTACCACAGTCTGAACGAGAAAGATCGCCGCCGCTTTGCTGGGTTGGAAGCTCTGCGGTTTGGTTCAGGCGGACGGAGTTATATTGCCCGGGTATTGGGCTGTAGCCGGAACACCGTCAGCAAAGGGGCCCGTGAAGTGAGCGGCTTGCCGACGCGCGAAGTGGAACAGCGCATTCGCAAAACGGGCGGTGGGCGCAAACGATATACGGTTGTCTGGGGCGCGGTTCTGGACGAAAAGTCCCTGGCCGTGTTGCGGGATCACACGGCAGGCGACCCCATGGATGAGACGGTGCGCTGGACGAACCTGACGCCGGGCGAGATTGTCAAGGCGTTGCGGGACGAGTACGGCATTACCGTCAGCAAGTTTGTGGTGGGCCAATTGCGCAAAAAGCATAACTGCCGCCGCCGCAAAGCCAAAAAGAAAACCAGCTTGAAGCAAGAGCTAAAAAACCGCAATGAGCAATTTGAGAACATCCTGCGGCTCAAGGCCGACTTTGTAGCGGCAGGCAACCCGATCCTCAGCATGGATACCAAGAAAAAGGAGTATATCGGCAATTTCTATCGGGACGGACACTTGTATACCCTGGCCGAACTGCACACCTACGACCATGATTTCCACAGCTACGCCGAGGGCGTTATCATTCCCCACAGCCTATACGACTTGGGTCTCAATATTGATAAAGTGTATGAAACCGGACGGAAAGTAGCAGCCGATTTCAAGGAAACCATGCGCATTGTTTTTGATGATTTCTTACCCCAGTGGAATTACCGGGCCATTCTCGTTGCACAACTTATTTAATCCTGAATCCTAAAAACTATAGGACGGTTTTATGGCAACAAAGACAAAAAAATCTAAAATTGACTTTGCCGGGCTGTCACCGGAAACGCTCCGCGAGACCCTGCTTAAAATGTACCTGATCCGTTATTTTGAAGAAAAAGCCGAAGCCCTATACGCACTGGGCAAAATTCATGGCACGATGCACCTGTCTATTGGCCAGGAAGCCTCGGCAATGGGCGCGGTGCTGGCTATCCGCCCGGATGACTTGATGCTCAGCAACCACCGGGGACACGGCCACTGCATTGCCAAGGGCGCGGACCTGAACCTGATGATGGCCGAATTCTTTGGCAAAGCAGTGGGCTACTGCCGGGGCCGGGGCGGCTCGATGCACATTGCCGATGTGGATGGCGGCAACCTGGGGGCCAACGGCGTGGTAGGCGGCGGGATTCCCCTGGCCCCGGGGGTGGGGCTGAGTTTGAAAATGCGCCGCACCGATAATGTATGTTTGACCTTTTTTGGCGACGGCGCATCTAATGAAGGCGCGTTTCACGAGTCGTTGAACCTGTCTTCCATCTGGAAACTGCCGGTGGTGTATGTGTGTGAAAACAACCAGTACGGCATGTCTATGGCCTTCAGCCGGGGCAGTTCGGTGGATCGCCTGAGCAAACGGGCCGCGTCGTACAGCATGCCGGGGGTAACTGTGGACGGCAACGACCTCATCGCAGTGTACGTGGCCGTAAAAGAAGCGGTTCAGCGCGCCCGCGCCGGGCAAGGGCCGTCGTTGATTGAGAACGTCACCTATCGCTGGCGAGGCCATTCCAAAAGCGACCGCCAACGCTACCGCGCCCGCGAAGAAGTGAAGGAATGGCAGGATCGCTGCCCTATTTTGCGCCTACGAAACAAATTAATGGAGGCCGGTCTGTTTACGGAAACGGAACTTAATCAGGTATCGGCCCAGGCCACTCAGATCATTGCAGACTCGGTGGCCTTTGCCGAGACCGCCGCCGACCCGGACCCGGCCACAATTATGGAGGGCGTTTATGCTTGAACAACAAACCCTAACCGCCACGCCACCCGCCCCAATCGAAACCACCGGCCGTGAAATCACCTACGCCCAGGCCGTGCGAGAAGCCATGCGCCAAGCTATGCAGGCCGACGAGCGGGTCTTTCTGTTTGGCGAAGACGTAGGCGTGTACGGCGGCGCGTTTGGCGTATCCGACGGCCTGCTGGAAGAGTTTGGCCCGGAGCGCGTGCGCGACACGCCCATTTCTGAAGCCGTGATTGCCGGAACCGCCATTGGCGCGGCAGCCACCGGCATGCGGCCCATTGCCGAAATTCAGTTTATGGACTTCATCACCCTCTCCATGGAACAGCTTGTGCTGCAAGGGGCCAAAATGCGCTTTATGTTTGGCGGCAAGGCCAAAGTGCCCCTGGTGCTGCGCACGCCCGCCGGGTCGGGCACGGGCGCGGCAGCCCAACACTCGGAGAGCCTGGAAGCGTGGTTTGTGCACGTGCCGGGGCTGAAGGTGGTGATGCCCGCCACGCCTTACGATGTAAAAGGGCTGCTACTGGCCTCCATTGAGGACGACAACCCGGTTATTTTTGTAGAGAACAAGCTGCTGTACAAAACCAAAGGCGTTGTCCCCGAAGCGTACTACACCATCCCTTTGAGCCAGAGCGACATCAAACGCGAGGGCGCCGACCTGACCGTCATTGCCTACTCCATTATGGTGTCTCGCGCCCTGGAAGCGGCGGCAGAGCTGGCCAAAGAGGGGCTTGAAATTGAAATTGTTGACCCGCGGACTTTAAAGCCTTTTGACCCCACCCCCATGATCCAATCGGTCAAAAAAACGGGTAAAGCCTTGGTGGTGCATGAAGCGCCAATGACCGGCGGCTTTGGCGGCGAAGTGGTGGCCCAACTGGTGGGCAGCGAAGCGTTTGATTATCTCGACGCGCCGGTCCGCCGCCTGGCCGGGTTGGATATTCCTATTCCCTACAATCGTGAACTCGAACGGCGCACCGTGCCGCAAGTGGACGACATTGTCCGCGAAGCGCGGGCCTTGATTAAAGGTGAATATTGATGGCCACTCCAATTATTATGCCCAAGTTTGAGATGACACAGGAAAACGCGACAGTGGTCAATTGGCTCATCCAGGAAGGCGACATGGTGGAACAGGGTGATCCCATTTTGGAGGTGGAAACCGACAAAGTGGTGATGGAGGTTGAAGCCCCGGCCAGCGGCGTGCTGGCCGGGGTGAAGGTGCAAAAGGGCGACGTGGTGCCGGTGACGGCCGTGATCGCCTATGTCCTGGCCCCAGGCGAGTCCGGGCCGGAAACGACACCAAGCCCGCCTGAGGCGGCCGGCCAACCCGCTTCCGCCACGCCCCCTAACGGCCCAACCCCGGTGCGAGCCACGCCTATGGCCTTGCGCCGGGCCGCCGAGGCCGGCCTTGAAATCAAACAAGTGCCGGCCGCTGATACCGCCCACCGAATAACCCGGGCCGACGTGGAAAAATATCTCACCCACACAACAGCCATCACGGCGGATGAGCGCCCGCGGGCCACACCGGCGGCCCGGCGTGTGGCCCGCGAATACAAGCTGGACCTGGCCCAAATCCAGGGTTCCGGACCGCAGGGACGGATCCAGGAAGCCGATACCCTGACCGTGGCCAAACAAACCCAGGCCCAACCGGCTGCGCCTATACCGCCCCCAACTGCGCCAGAGGCAACCCAGGTTGTTCCACTGGAAGGCATGCGGCGCACCATTGCCCAGCGCTTACAGCAAAGTTACCAGACTGCGCCCCACATCACTTTGACTGTGGCAGTGGACATGACCGCGGCGGAAACCCTGCGCCAGGAATTAAACCTTGAGGCGGAAAAACAAGGGCAGCCCCGGCTTTCGGTAACGGCCATCCTGGTAAAGGTGTGCGCCCATGCTCTCAAACGCCACCCCTGGGTAAACGCCTCGCTGCGCGACGAGGCCATTTACCTGCACCCCACCGCCAACATCGGCGTGGCTACAGCCCTGCCCGAAGGCAAGGGCTTGATTGTGCCCGTTATCCGCCAGGCCGAGCAGTTGGGCCTGGGCGAAATTGCCCGGCAACTGAAAGACCTGACCGAACGGGCGCGGGCGGGCGGGTTGACGCCCGGCGACGTGACCGGCGGCACTTTTACCATCACCAACCTGGGCATGTTTGGCATTGATCATTTTACCGCCATCATCAACCCGCCGGAGAGCGCCATTCTAACGGTAGGTCAAACGGCTAAACGGGCCGTGGTGAGGGAGGGAGAGGTCGGGGATGAGGTGGTCATCCGCCCCATGATGACGATGTCGTTGGTGCTGGACCATCGCGTTTTGGATGGCGCGGTGGGGGCGCAGTTTTTGCAAGACGTGGTAAAAACCCTGGAACGGCCCGGTTTGTTGCTCTGGTAGGGCTAAACAAACGGCAGCCACTTCTGCTCGCTCCGGCTGCTGGCCACCACCTGCTCAATGAACTTTACCCCACGGGCGCCGTCGTAGACGGTGGGAAAGTCCAGTTCTAATTCGGTTGGCGCACGGCCTTCTAGGCGAGCGCGGATCGTATCGGTAAAGTTCAGATAAATGTTGCCAAAGGCTTCAAAAAAGGCTTCGGGGTGGCCGGCCGGGAGGTGGGTAGCCCGTTGCGCCGCGGCGCAGAGATAATCGGCCCCGCGCCGATGCACCTGCACCGGACCGCCGGGCGGGGTAAAGTAGAGATAATTGGGGTTCTCCTGCCGCCAATAGAGCGCGCCTGTGGCGCCGTATACCCGGATGTTCAGACCGTTCTCTTCCCCCGTGGAAATTTGCGACACCCACAAAATGCCCCGCGCCCCGTTCTTAAAGCGCAGCAGCACGCTGGCGTCGTCGTCCAGCAACCGGCCCGGCACAAAGGTATGCAAATCCGCGCAGAGGGCTTCGATTTCCAGGCCGGTGATATAACTGACCAGGTTCTCGCAATGCGAGCC
This window harbors:
- a CDS encoding thiamine pyrophosphate-dependent dehydrogenase E1 component subunit alpha, with the protein product MATKTKKSKIDFAGLSPETLRETLLKMYLIRYFEEKAEALYALGKIHGTMHLSIGQEASAMGAVLAIRPDDLMLSNHRGHGHCIAKGADLNLMMAEFFGKAVGYCRGRGGSMHIADVDGGNLGANGVVGGGIPLAPGVGLSLKMRRTDNVCLTFFGDGASNEGAFHESLNLSSIWKLPVVYVCENNQYGMSMAFSRGSSVDRLSKRAASYSMPGVTVDGNDLIAVYVAVKEAVQRARAGQGPSLIENVTYRWRGHSKSDRQRYRAREEVKEWQDRCPILRLRNKLMEAGLFTETELNQVSAQATQIIADSVAFAETAADPDPATIMEGVYA
- a CDS encoding alpha-ketoacid dehydrogenase subunit beta; amino-acid sequence: MLEQQTLTATPPAPIETTGREITYAQAVREAMRQAMQADERVFLFGEDVGVYGGAFGVSDGLLEEFGPERVRDTPISEAVIAGTAIGAAATGMRPIAEIQFMDFITLSMEQLVLQGAKMRFMFGGKAKVPLVLRTPAGSGTGAAAQHSESLEAWFVHVPGLKVVMPATPYDVKGLLLASIEDDNPVIFVENKLLYKTKGVVPEAYYTIPLSQSDIKREGADLTVIAYSIMVSRALEAAAELAKEGLEIEIVDPRTLKPFDPTPMIQSVKKTGKALVVHEAPMTGGFGGEVVAQLVGSEAFDYLDAPVRRLAGLDIPIPYNRELERRTVPQVDDIVREARALIKGEY
- a CDS encoding 2-oxo acid dehydrogenase subunit E2; protein product: MATPIIMPKFEMTQENATVVNWLIQEGDMVEQGDPILEVETDKVVMEVEAPASGVLAGVKVQKGDVVPVTAVIAYVLAPGESGPETTPSPPEAAGQPASATPPNGPTPVRATPMALRRAAEAGLEIKQVPAADTAHRITRADVEKYLTHTTAITADERPRATPAARRVAREYKLDLAQIQGSGPQGRIQEADTLTVAKQTQAQPAAPIPPPTAPEATQVVPLEGMRRTIAQRLQQSYQTAPHITLTVAVDMTAAETLRQELNLEAEKQGQPRLSVTAILVKVCAHALKRHPWVNASLRDEAIYLHPTANIGVATALPEGKGLIVPVIRQAEQLGLGEIARQLKDLTERARAGGLTPGDVTGGTFTITNLGMFGIDHFTAIINPPESAILTVGQTAKRAVVREGEVGDEVVIRPMMTMSLVLDHRVLDGAVGAQFLQDVVKTLERPGLLLW